The following coding sequences lie in one Xanthomonas hortorum pv. pelargonii genomic window:
- a CDS encoding sigma-54-dependent transcriptional regulator, which translates to MDRLSCAIIDDDVEFCDQVVELATDSGFRAKGMHTLGEASRWLDSNFPDLLVVDVGLPDGSGFDLIERLDPDHSPQIVVVSGDYAHETQGRARQFGVSEFLTKPFAPERLERVLGGLREAQQGNLGIVGNSDSIVLLRKDIVRVAPTDLNVLVTGETGTGKDLVARAIHRVSGRRGRFVPVNCGAIPEELLASQLFGHERGSFTGADRRHAGFLEQAADGTLFLDEIGEMPKRLQVYLLRAIESRSFMRVGGNEEIPLDARVVAATHQHVQREQAVLREDLFYRLNEYPIQVPPLRERRGDARLLGLRVIDELNVKYGTRKLPTKSLLRYLAYHTWPGNVRELRSFIRYLYLRSDGDLLSAPDVEQTVPQADENGLLIPAGWTMRQAEDAMIEAALARTRFNKKAAARELGISVRTLHNRLSDKDA; encoded by the coding sequence ATGGACCGTCTTTCCTGCGCCATCATCGACGACGACGTGGAGTTCTGCGATCAGGTGGTGGAGTTAGCCACCGATAGCGGCTTCCGGGCCAAGGGCATGCACACCCTTGGCGAAGCCAGCCGTTGGCTGGACAGCAATTTCCCCGACCTGTTGGTCGTGGACGTTGGCCTGCCCGACGGCAGCGGTTTCGATCTCATCGAACGGCTCGACCCGGATCACTCGCCACAGATCGTGGTGGTGTCGGGCGATTACGCCCATGAAACCCAGGGCCGCGCACGGCAGTTCGGGGTCAGCGAGTTCCTGACCAAGCCATTCGCGCCGGAACGCCTGGAGCGTGTGCTCGGCGGTCTGCGTGAAGCGCAGCAGGGCAACCTGGGCATCGTCGGCAACAGCGACAGCATCGTGCTGTTGCGCAAGGACATCGTGCGTGTGGCGCCAACCGACTTGAACGTGCTGGTGACCGGCGAGACCGGTACCGGCAAGGACCTGGTCGCGCGGGCCATCCATCGTGTCTCCGGTCGTCGCGGTCGCTTTGTGCCGGTCAACTGCGGCGCAATCCCGGAAGAGCTGCTGGCAAGTCAGCTGTTCGGTCACGAGCGCGGCAGCTTCACCGGCGCCGATCGTCGCCATGCCGGATTTCTGGAGCAGGCTGCCGACGGCACGCTGTTTCTGGATGAAATCGGCGAAATGCCCAAGCGTCTGCAGGTGTATCTGCTGCGGGCGATCGAATCGCGCAGCTTCATGCGCGTGGGCGGCAACGAAGAGATCCCGCTCGATGCGCGCGTGGTTGCTGCCACCCACCAGCATGTGCAGCGCGAGCAAGCGGTGCTGCGCGAAGATCTGTTCTACCGGCTCAACGAATATCCGATCCAGGTGCCGCCACTGCGCGAACGGCGGGGCGATGCGCGGTTGTTGGGCTTGCGTGTGATCGACGAACTCAATGTCAAATACGGCACGCGCAAGTTGCCGACCAAGTCATTGCTGCGCTATCTGGCGTACCACACGTGGCCGGGCAACGTGCGCGAGCTGCGTTCGTTCATCCGCTATCTGTATCTACGCTCCGATGGCGACCTGTTGAGTGCGCCGGATGTGGAGCAGACCGTGCCGCAGGCCGACGAGAACGGATTGTTGATTCCCGCAGGCTGGACCATGCGCCAGGCCGAGGACGCGATGATCGAGGCAGCATTGGCACGCACCCGCTTCAACAAGAAGGCCGCCGCACGCGAGTTGGGCATCAGTGTGCGTACCCTGCACAACCGGCTCAGCGACAAGGACGCGTAG
- a CDS encoding response regulator: MSNTALHGRRILVVEDDYLLAQSLNDLLIEAGVRVVGPVGNVSDALSLVTSGEEIDGALLDVNVRGQPVFPVADALLERGVPFSFCSGYDRYTLPARFAHLSYCMKPYNPRAITTLLSDQAQPAEHY; the protein is encoded by the coding sequence ATGTCCAACACAGCGCTGCACGGCCGCCGCATTCTTGTGGTCGAGGACGATTATCTGCTCGCCCAATCACTCAACGACTTGCTGATCGAAGCCGGTGTCCGCGTGGTCGGACCGGTGGGCAATGTATCCGACGCGCTTTCGCTGGTGACTTCAGGCGAGGAGATCGATGGTGCGTTGCTCGACGTCAATGTGCGAGGGCAGCCGGTGTTTCCCGTGGCCGATGCATTGCTGGAGCGCGGGGTCCCGTTCTCGTTCTGTTCCGGTTATGACCGCTACACGCTGCCGGCGCGCTTTGCGCATCTGTCGTACTGCATGAAGCCGTACAACCCGCGCGCGATCACCACGTTGCTGAGCGACCAGGCTCAACCGGCCGAGCATTATTGA
- a CDS encoding DUF6766 family protein translates to MFFRRNGLSLCLLALTLLFIGCQIYAGLHAYNAELTEQGQPTLLLAAYLHSPHFVSALFENWESEFLQMGMYVLLTVKLRQVGSAESRPLDPAEESAEIKPGQTPWPVRAGGLWLRVYEHSLALAFGALFLMSFVLHLLGSWRLALLERIQKGLPPISILDHFTDAGFWFESMQNWQSEFLAVFALVVLTIWLRQKDSPQSKPVAAPHSQTGG, encoded by the coding sequence ATGTTCTTTCGTCGCAATGGGTTGTCGTTGTGTCTGCTTGCGCTGACGCTGCTCTTCATCGGCTGCCAGATCTATGCCGGCCTGCATGCCTACAACGCGGAGTTGACGGAGCAGGGCCAGCCAACGCTGCTGCTGGCCGCGTATCTGCACAGTCCGCATTTTGTCTCGGCCCTGTTCGAGAACTGGGAGAGCGAGTTCCTGCAAATGGGCATGTATGTGCTGCTGACCGTCAAGCTGCGCCAGGTGGGCTCGGCCGAGTCGCGTCCGCTCGATCCTGCTGAAGAAAGCGCCGAGATCAAGCCGGGCCAGACGCCGTGGCCGGTGCGTGCCGGTGGGCTGTGGCTGCGCGTGTATGAGCACTCGTTGGCGCTGGCATTTGGTGCACTGTTCCTGATGAGTTTTGTCCTGCATCTGCTTGGCAGCTGGCGGCTTGCGTTGCTGGAGCGCATACAAAAGGGGTTGCCGCCGATCAGCATCCTCGACCATTTCACCGACGCCGGGTTCTGGTTCGAATCGATGCAGAACTGGCAGAGCGAATTCCTGGCGGTGTTCGCGCTGGTGGTGTTGACCATCTGGCTACGGCAGAAGGATTCGCCGCAGTCCAAACCGGTGGCGGCACCGCATTCGCAAACCGGTGGCTGA
- a CDS encoding glucose 1-dehydrogenase, with product MPVPNYPRPPFKPQQQGFPGRTEKMDPRPDHGEDSYVGHGQLTGKRALITGGDSGIGAAVAIAYAREGADVAIAYLPDEQEDAARIGALIEKAGVKALLVGCDISDPHQAAALIEQVNSAFGGLDILVNNAGYQKYFENFEDITLDEWRKTFDTNVHAVFHLVQLSVPLMKDGGSIINTASVQSKKPTPNILPYAATKGALANLTIGLAGVLADKHIRVNAVLPGPIWTPFIPAGMDEDSVENFGSQTPMGRPGQPVELASAYVMLAADTASYTSGTLLTIAGGAVTL from the coding sequence ATGCCCGTCCCCAATTACCCACGCCCGCCGTTCAAGCCGCAGCAGCAGGGCTTCCCCGGCCGGACCGAGAAGATGGATCCACGCCCGGACCATGGCGAAGATAGCTACGTCGGTCATGGGCAGCTGACAGGCAAGCGCGCGCTGATCACCGGTGGCGACAGTGGCATTGGCGCTGCGGTGGCGATTGCCTATGCACGCGAAGGCGCCGACGTGGCCATCGCGTATCTGCCCGATGAGCAGGAAGACGCGGCCAGGATCGGTGCGCTGATCGAAAAGGCCGGCGTCAAAGCGCTACTGGTCGGTTGCGATATCAGCGACCCGCACCAGGCTGCAGCATTGATCGAACAGGTCAACAGCGCCTTCGGCGGACTGGACATTCTGGTCAACAACGCCGGCTACCAGAAGTATTTCGAGAATTTCGAAGACATTACGCTGGACGAATGGCGCAAGACCTTCGACACCAATGTGCATGCGGTGTTTCATCTGGTGCAGCTGTCGGTGCCGTTGATGAAGGACGGTGGCTCCATCATCAATACCGCCTCGGTGCAGTCCAAGAAACCGACGCCGAATATTCTTCCCTATGCCGCCACCAAGGGCGCGTTGGCCAACCTCACCATTGGTCTGGCCGGCGTGCTGGCCGACAAGCACATTCGCGTCAATGCGGTGCTGCCCGGCCCGATCTGGACACCGTTCATTCCGGCAGGCATGGACGAAGACTCGGTGGAAAACTTCGGCAGCCAAACCCCGATGGGGCGGCCCGGCCAACCGGTCGAGCTGGCATCGGCCTACGTGATGCTCGCGGCCGACACTGCCAGCTACACCTCCGGCACGTTGCTGACCATTGCCGGTGGCGCCGTCACTCTGTAG